One window of Oreochromis niloticus isolate F11D_XX linkage group LG23, O_niloticus_UMD_NMBU, whole genome shotgun sequence genomic DNA carries:
- the LOC102079386 gene encoding uncharacterized protein LOC102079386 isoform X1 has translation MWCTNIYFKMWIWILISLNIISKLHAYSDGSLIEACDSMLPNHNGAAPQTTEPPFMVEYVPGSYPGEPVTVLLKSEESTYFRGFMLEAREVADEKRLTGKFVLLDPEQTRLLTCGGLEGSAVSHTLNLDKTLIRVNWTATEAEQDITFRATFLHTFGIFWENVNIILPQRTTTTTTTPTTPEPTTTPELTTTPETSTFLQSYGTFWENVNIILSQHTTTIPSTTKFSANIERAGIALMCFDSVLMVEMKGICNIGKVLLASEAVFHHINKVSKVAVNVLCVALEISSLILFSIGDSFKVIFFALVCVMIVINSTEIIVVSLGIRSGPEGKKICEYAANVCFVIHKIFTIAVIFLGVMENDCGNNVGDSWLLKVMIAFTVWDFLNVIWIVILSSEKRGHLGMSERNKQQRKKKSLRDAVVNTVSVILFAGAISFSTAIIVGIFTCQKQ, from the exons ATGTGGTGTACAAACATTTACTTTAAG ATGTGGATATGGATTCTGATTAGTCTTAACATCATCTCAAAGCTGCATGCGTATTCAGACGGTAGCTTGATAGAAGCATGTGACTCAATGTTACCCAATCATAATGGTGCAGCTCCTCAAACCACAGAACCCCCCTTCATGGTTGAATATGTGCCCGGCAGCTATCCCGGAGAGCCTGTTACAG TTTTGCTCAAGAGCGAGGAATCCACATATTTTAGGGGGTTTATGTTAGAGGCTCGAGAGGTTGCAGATGAAAAACGTCTTACCGGAAAATTTGTTCTACTTGACCCTGAACAGACTCGGCTCCTGACATGTGGTGGTTTAGAA GGTTCAGCTGTTAGTCACACACTCAATCTCGACAAAACTTTGATCCGAGTTAACTGGACTGCGACAGAAGCAGAGCAGGACATCACGTTCAG AGCAACATTTCTTCACACTTTTGGAATATTTTGGGAAAATGTGAATATCATTTTACCTCAGCGCactactactacaactactacaCC TACTACACCAGAACCAACTACTACACCAGAACTAACTACTACACCAGAAACAAGTACATTTCTTCAGTCTTATGGAACATTCTGGGAAAATGTGAATATCATTTTATCTCAGCACACAACTACTATACCAAGTACCACAAAGTTCAGCGCTAACATAGAA CGAGCAGGTATTGCACTGATGTGTTTTGATTCTGTTTTGATGGTGGAGATGAAA GGAATATGCAATATAGGCAAAGTCTTACTGGCCAGTGAGGCTGTTTTTCATCATATAAATAAG GTGTCTAAGGTAGCAGTCAACGTGCTTTGTGTTGCTCTTGAAATCTCATCCCTGATCTTGTTTAGTATCGGTGATTCTTTCAAG GTCATCTTCTTTGctcttgtgtgtgtgatgatagTGATTAATTCCACTGAAATAATAGTTGTGTCTCTGGGGATTAGAAGTGGTCCTGAAGG AAAGAAGATTTGTGAATACGCTGccaatgtttgttttgttatccATAAGATTTTTACAA TTGCTGTCATATTTCTTGGTGTTATGGAGAATGACTGTGGAAATAACGTGGGGGACTCTTGGCTTCTGAAAGTGATGATTGCTTTCACAGTATGGGATTTCCTGAATGTAATCTGGATTGTCATTTTGAGCAGTGAAAAAAGAG GCCATTTAGGAATGAGCGAGAGAAACAAGCAGCAAAGGAAAAAG aaGAGCCTCAGAGATGCTGTTGTTAATACTGTGTCAGTAATCCTCTTCGCTGGAGCCATTTCTTTTTCTACAGCCATCATTGTTGGCATATTTACTTGTCAGAAACAATAG
- the LOC102079386 gene encoding uncharacterized protein LOC102079386 isoform X2, whose translation MWCTNIYFKMWIWILISLNIISKLHAYSDGSLIEACDSMLPNHNGAAPQTTEPPFMVEYVPGSYPGEPVTVLLKSEESTYFRGFMLEAREVADEKRLTGKFVLLDPEQTRLLTCGGLEGSAVSHTLNLDKTLIRVNWTATEAEQDITFRATFLHTFGIFWENVNIILPQRTTTTTTTPEPTTTPVPITTPELTTTPEPTTTPSTTKCSTNIEERAGIALMCFDSVLVAEMKVISNIGKVLLASEAVFHHINKVCKVAGNVLCVALEISSLILFSIGDSFKVIFFALVCVMIVINFTGIVVVSLGIRSGPEGKKICEYAANVCFVIHNIFTIAVIFVGVMENDCGNNMRDSWLLKVMIAFTVWDFLNVIWIVILSSEKRGHLGMSERNKQQVRVCFSHCQRRLRDAVVNSVSVILFAGAISFSIAIIVGIFPCQKQ comes from the exons ATGTGGTGTACAAACATTTACTTTAAG ATGTGGATATGGATTCTGATTAGTCTTAACATCATCTCAAAGCTGCATGCGTATTCAGACGGTAGCTTGATAGAAGCATGTGACTCAATGTTACCCAATCATAATGGTGCAGCTCCTCAAACCACAGAACCCCCCTTCATGGTTGAATATGTGCCCGGCAGCTATCCCGGAGAGCCTGTTACAG TTTTGCTCAAGAGCGAGGAATCCACATATTTTAGGGGGTTTATGTTAGAGGCTCGAGAGGTTGCAGATGAAAAACGTCTTACCGGAAAATTTGTTCTACTTGACCCTGAACAGACTCGGCTCCTGACATGTGGTGGTTTAGAA GGTTCAGCTGTTAGTCACACACTCAATCTCGACAAAACTTTGATCCGAGTTAACTGGACTGCGACAGAAGCAGAGCAGGACATCACGTTCAG AGCAACATTTCTTCACACTTTTGGAATATTTTGGGAAAATGTGAATATCATTTTACCTCAGCGCactactactacaactactacaCCAGAACCAACTACTACACCAGTACCAATTACTACACCAGAACTAACTACTACACCAGAACCAACTACTACACCAAGTACCACAAAGTGCAGCACCAACATAGAAGAA CGAGCAGGTATTGCACTGATGTGTTTTGATTCTGTTTTGGTGGCAGAGATGAAA GTAATATCCAATATAGGCAAAGTCTTACTGGCCAGTGAGGCTGTTTTTCATCATATAAATAAG GTGTGTAAGGTAGCAGGCAACGTGCTTTGTGTTGCTCTTGAAATCTCATCCCTGATCTTGTTTAGTATCGGTGATTCTTTCAAG GTCATCTTCTTTGctcttgtgtgtgtgatgatagTGATTAACTTCACTGGAATAGTAGTTGTGTCTCTGGGGATTAGAAGTGGTCCTGAAGG AAAGAAGATTTGTGAATACGCTGccaatgtttgttttgttatccATAATATTTTTACAA TTGCTGTCATATTTGTTGGTGTTATGGAGAATGACTGCGGAAATAACATGAGGGACTCTTGGCTTCTGAAAGTGATGATTGCTTTCACAGTATGGGATTTCCTGAATGTAATCTGGATTGTCATTTTGAGCAGTGAAAAAAGAG GCCATTTAGgaatgagtgagagaaacaAGCAGCAAGTTCGTGTCTGTTTTTCTCATTGTCAGAGGAGACTCAGAGATGCTGTTGTTAATAGTGTATCAGTAATCCTCTTCGCTGGAGCCATTTCTTTTTCTATAGCCATCATTGTTGGCATATTTCCTTGTCAGAAACAAtag
- the LOC102079386 gene encoding uncharacterized protein LOC102079386 isoform X3 — MWCTNIYFKMWIWILISLNIISKLHAYSDGSLIEACDSMLPNHNGAAPQTTEPPFMVEYVPGSYPGEPVTVLLKSEESTYFRGFMLEAREVADEKRLTGKFVLLDPEQTRLLTCGGLEGSAVSHTLNLDKTLIRVNWTATEAEQDITFRATFLHTFGIFWENVNIILPQRTTTTTTTPTTPEPTTTPSTTKCSTNIEERAGIALMCFDSVLVAEMKVISNIGKVLLASEAVFHHINKVCKVAGNVLCVALEISSLILFSIGDSFKVIFFALVCVMIVINFTGIVVVSLGIRSGPEGKKICEYAANVCFVIHNIFTIAVIFVGVMENDCGNNMRDSWLLKVMIAFTVWDFLNVIWIVILSSEKRGHLGMSERNKQQVRVCFSHCQRRLRDAVVNSVSVILFAGAISFSIAIIVGIFPCQKQ; from the exons ATGTGGTGTACAAACATTTACTTTAAG ATGTGGATATGGATTCTGATTAGTCTTAACATCATCTCAAAGCTGCATGCGTATTCAGACGGTAGCTTGATAGAAGCATGTGACTCAATGTTACCCAATCATAATGGTGCAGCTCCTCAAACCACAGAACCCCCCTTCATGGTTGAATATGTGCCCGGCAGCTATCCCGGAGAGCCTGTTACAG TTTTGCTCAAGAGCGAGGAATCCACATATTTTAGGGGGTTTATGTTAGAGGCTCGAGAGGTTGCAGATGAAAAACGTCTTACCGGAAAATTTGTTCTACTTGACCCTGAACAGACTCGGCTCCTGACATGTGGTGGTTTAGAA GGTTCAGCTGTTAGTCACACACTCAATCTCGACAAAACTTTGATCCGAGTTAACTGGACTGCGACAGAAGCAGAGCAGGACATCACGTTCAG AGCAACATTTCTTCACACTTTTGGAATATTTTGGGAAAATGTGAATATCATTTTACCTCAGCGCactactactacaactactacaC CTACTACACCAGAACCAACTACTACACCAAGTACCACAAAGTGCAGCACCAACATAGAAGAA CGAGCAGGTATTGCACTGATGTGTTTTGATTCTGTTTTGGTGGCAGAGATGAAA GTAATATCCAATATAGGCAAAGTCTTACTGGCCAGTGAGGCTGTTTTTCATCATATAAATAAG GTGTGTAAGGTAGCAGGCAACGTGCTTTGTGTTGCTCTTGAAATCTCATCCCTGATCTTGTTTAGTATCGGTGATTCTTTCAAG GTCATCTTCTTTGctcttgtgtgtgtgatgatagTGATTAACTTCACTGGAATAGTAGTTGTGTCTCTGGGGATTAGAAGTGGTCCTGAAGG AAAGAAGATTTGTGAATACGCTGccaatgtttgttttgttatccATAATATTTTTACAA TTGCTGTCATATTTGTTGGTGTTATGGAGAATGACTGCGGAAATAACATGAGGGACTCTTGGCTTCTGAAAGTGATGATTGCTTTCACAGTATGGGATTTCCTGAATGTAATCTGGATTGTCATTTTGAGCAGTGAAAAAAGAG GCCATTTAGgaatgagtgagagaaacaAGCAGCAAGTTCGTGTCTGTTTTTCTCATTGTCAGAGGAGACTCAGAGATGCTGTTGTTAATAGTGTATCAGTAATCCTCTTCGCTGGAGCCATTTCTTTTTCTATAGCCATCATTGTTGGCATATTTCCTTGTCAGAAACAAtag
- the LOC100691975 gene encoding chemokine XC receptor 1 codes for MANQVSFNFSYDDDYEDEICDKSEMVIFGSFAIPIFSVVITLSLTGNILVLIILALYENLKSLTNIFILNLAISDLVFTIGLPFWAIYHVQGWVFSEILCKVVTFIFFTGFYSSILFLTIMTICRYLAVVHPLSDLSTPKHSIGVFLSVLIWIISTGAAMPSLLFSSITKVYHKNNYSQGCEYSHPLWETVGVIQQNGFFLVAFAVVTFCFIIIMERITVTRSLTRNTAVKLVFCRVAVFFSAWVPYNVVIFLRVLPAHVVPLLNECETSIQLDYAFYACRLIAFSHCCLNPICYAFVDVKFRSHLKLLQVRMENLISRRTMD; via the coding sequence ATGGCTAATCAAGTCAGTTTCAACTTCAGCTATGACGATGACTACGAGGATGAAATCTGTGATAAAAGTGAAATGGTGATATTTGGATCCTTTGCCATTCCGATTTTCTCTGTTGTGATCACACTGAGCCTGACAGGAAACATTCTTGTCCTCATAATCCTGGCTTTGTATGAAAATCTTAAATCTCTGACCAACATTTTCATCCTCAACTTGGCCATCTCTGACCTCGTCTTCACCATTGGTCTTCCCTTCTGGGCCATTTACCACGTCCAGGGATGGGTGTTTTCTGAAATTCTCTGCAAAGTTGTAACTTTTATCTTCTTCACTGGGTTCTACAGCAGCATTCTCTTCCTGACCATCATGACCATCTGCAGATACCTGGCTGTGGTCCATCCTCTGTCTGACCTCAGCACACCTAAACACTCCATCGGGGTGTTTCTGTCTGTCCTGATTTGGATTATCAGCACTGGAGCAGCCATGCCTTCCCTACTCTTCAGCTCAATCACCAAGGTCTACCACAAAAATAATTACTCACAGGGCTGTGAATATAGTCATCCACTGTGGGAAACTGTTGGTGTCATCCAACAGAATGGTTTCTTCCTAGTTGCTTTTGCAGTCGTGACTTTTTGCTTCATAATAATTATGGAAAGAATCACAGTGACAAGATCTCTCACGAGGAACACAGCAGTCAAGTTAGTCTTCTGTAGAGTTGCTGTATTCTTCAGTGCCTGGGTGCCGTACAATGTTGTAATCTTTTTGAGGGTCTTGCCTGCTCATGTGGTCCCACTATTAAATGAATGTGAAACAAGCATCCAGCTTGACTATGCATTCTATGCTTGCAGGCTCATTGCGTTCTCCCACTGTTGCCTGAATCCCATCTGTTATGCATTTGTTGATGTGAAATTTAGGAGTCATTTAAAGTTATTGCAGGTTAGAATGGAAAACCTCATATCACGTAGAACAATGGACTAG